A window from Candidatus Nitrospira neomarina encodes these proteins:
- a CDS encoding type IV pilus twitching motility protein PilT, with protein sequence MELTALLGELCRQGGSDLHLVSGSVPRLRVDGHLRPMESPILTNQDMSQLTASLLTEAQHHQVLQTGAWDGAYSVPAIGRFRVHIYTQQGSLAMAIRTVSGKIPTFEELGLPPIIAELMRKPQGLILVTGPTGSGKSTTLASMLDHINEARSAHIISLEDPIEILHSHKKSLVSQMEVGSDVREFQSALKGILRQDPDVVFLGELRDLETIQAALTMAETGHLTVATLHTNSAIHTLTRLVSVFPSHQQQEIRIQLSMVLEGILAQRLLPRSEGRGRVLALEILITSPAIRNLIREDKIHQMYSMMQTGQAQYGMQTMNQALADLAGQGVISSELAMGLTTLPDELSKLLERTGRERSGAMSLARLRPRM encoded by the coding sequence ATGGAATTGACTGCACTCCTAGGTGAATTGTGCCGGCAGGGCGGATCGGATTTGCACCTGGTTTCCGGCAGTGTGCCTCGCCTCCGTGTGGACGGGCATTTACGCCCGATGGAGTCTCCGATATTGACCAACCAGGACATGTCTCAGTTAACCGCGAGTCTATTGACGGAAGCACAGCATCATCAGGTTCTGCAGACCGGAGCCTGGGATGGAGCCTACAGCGTGCCTGCTATCGGGCGGTTTCGGGTCCATATCTATACCCAACAGGGATCCTTGGCCATGGCCATTCGAACAGTGTCCGGGAAGATCCCGACGTTTGAAGAATTAGGGCTACCGCCCATTATTGCGGAATTGATGAGGAAGCCCCAAGGGCTGATTTTGGTAACCGGGCCGACCGGTAGCGGGAAAAGTACGACATTGGCCTCGATGTTGGATCATATAAATGAAGCGCGGTCTGCCCATATTATTTCATTAGAAGACCCCATTGAGATTCTGCACTCGCACAAAAAAAGTTTGGTATCTCAAATGGAAGTGGGATCCGATGTCCGCGAATTCCAGTCCGCCCTGAAAGGTATTTTACGGCAGGATCCCGATGTGGTGTTTTTGGGCGAATTGCGAGATCTCGAGACCATTCAGGCGGCTCTCACCATGGCTGAAACCGGACATCTTACGGTGGCTACTCTGCACACGAATTCTGCGATTCACACGCTGACACGATTGGTCTCGGTGTTTCCTTCCCACCAGCAACAAGAAATTCGTATCCAGTTGTCGATGGTGCTGGAAGGCATTCTGGCACAGAGACTTTTGCCACGTTCAGAGGGAAGGGGCCGGGTTCTGGCTTTGGAAATTCTGATTACCTCTCCGGCAATTCGAAATCTGATTCGCGAAGACAAGATCCATCAAATGTATTCCATGATGCAAACGGGACAAGCTCAATATGGCATGCAGACCATGAATCAAGCGTTGGCCGACTTGGCTGGACAAGGAGTGATATCCTCTGAACTCGCTATGGGACTCACAACTCTTCCTGATGAGTTATCCAAGCTATTGGAGCGCACGGGTCGGGAGCGATCCGGAGCAATGTCCCTGGCCAGGTTGCGGCCTCGGATGTAA